In Nostoc edaphicum CCNP1411, the sequence AAACTTCTCTACGATGCCCTACTCTGACAACAGTTACGACTAGGACATCATCATAAATATGATACAAAATCCGATAATCTCCTACCCTGATGCGATAACGATTTTCACCATTTTTTAATTTTCCAACACCATCAGGGCGTGGATCAAGAGCTAATTGTTGAATTTTGCTCTCTAGCCTTTCTTGAATATCTACGGATAACTTTTTGATCTGTTTAGATGCACTTTTGGAAATTTCTACTTGGTAGCTCATGCAGTTTTTTGCTGATGTTCTGACCAAGTTAAAGTGCCATTTTCTACGATATCTTTTAATCCCTCTTCAAAGTCTCTTTCGTCGGACTCGTCTTCCTGTTTACGGATTTCCAACAGTGATAAAATTTCTTGCAATGTATCGTCATAAGCCAGTTCTATTAGTTCATTAATAGCCTTGATTAACGCTTGCCTTTTAGTTGTAGTTTCCATGTTTCCACTCTTTTCAACTGCTCGTCATTGTCTATACTTTGAACACCTTATTTTACTCTAAACTACTTCTCAGTAAGTCTGAGATATGTTTTCACTTGATGACTAATCTTTTTCTACTGATCAAACAACAGCCGCCTCTGGAATCGCACCCTGCATTCTCCCGAAAGCATCAATCAAATTCTGCAATTGTTGATCTGCTTTAAAAACTCCTAACCCGCGCACCGTCACTTTTCCAGGAGAATACACAAAACGCGTCTTCAGATTGTCTGGTAAATTCGCCGCCAACAAATTCCAAGCAGGTTCCTCCATCGGTGTTTCTAAAACAACGTGTTGCTTGTTTTCTGGTTTAATCCGGCTAAATCCGAGTTTTTTTGCTAGCTGTTTGAGTTCCATGACTCGCAAAAGTTGATTTGCAGGGACAGGTAAACTACCATAGCGATCGCTCCACTCGGCTGCAATTAGCTTTAATTCTGATTTAGATTTGGCTGTAGCTACCGCCCGGTATGCACTCATCTTTTGATCCAAATCGGTGATGTAATCTGCGGGGATAAATGCCGTCAGGTTGAGGTCAATTTGGGTATCCTCCACTTTCGGAATTTCTTGTCCTCGGATTTCCCGAATTGCTTCTTCTAGCATTTCCATATACAAATCAAAACCGATGGCGTCCATTTGACCAGATTGTTCTGCACCTAGCAAGTTACCCACGCCTCTGATTTCCATATCGCGCATCGCTAGCTGATATCCAGAACCTAACTGAGTGAATTCCTGAATTGCTCGTAATCGTTGCCGTGCCGCGTCAGATAACGTCCGCTGTTTCGGATAAAATAACCAAGCGTGAGCTTGGATACCTGCACGCCCCACACGACCGCGTAATTGATACAACTGTGATAACCCAAAGCGGTGAGCATCTTCAATCAAAATGGTGTTGACTCGTGGAATATCTAAGCCAGATTCAATAATTGTCGTACAAACGAGGATGTCTGCGTCGCCATTGCTGAAAGTTAGCATGGTTGACTCTAACTCACTTTCATCCATTTGACCGTGAGCGATCGCAAATCTAGCTCCCGGTATCACTTCTCGCAAATTGGCTGTTGTCTCTTCAATTCCATCTACTCGTGGAACTACATAAAATACCTGTCCACCTCTGTCTAATTCTTGACGAATAGCAGTGCGGATACTTTCGGAATTAATCGGTGACAGATGAGTTTTAATCGGGCGTCTGGTTGGAGGTGGCGTGGTAATCAAACTCATTTCCCGAATTCCCGACAGCGACATATACAAAGTCCGGGGAATGGGAGTAGCTGAGAGGGTAAGCACGTCCACTTGAGTTTTCAGGCTTTTAATTTTCTCTTTTTGGTTCACTCCAAACCGTTGTTCTTCATCTACTACCAATAGTCCTAAATCGCGGAATGTCACACCTTTACCTAAAAGTTGGTGTGTACCAATTACTACATCTAATTCACCAGTTGCCAATCGCTTTTGAATATCACGGCGTTCTTCAGCGGAGCGAAAACGGTTGAGTAAACCGACATTCACAGGGTACGGTGCAAAACGTTCTTTAAGTGTATGGTAGTGCTGCTGTGTTAAAATAGTCGTCGGCGCAAGGAGTGCCACTTGTTTACCGGCGGTGACTGCTTTAAAAACAGCACGAATCGCCACTTCCGTCTTCCCGAAACCGACATCGCCACAAACTAAGCGATCCATTGGGCGATCGCTTTCCATGTCTCTTTTTACATCTTGGACAGCTTTGAGTTGATCCGTTGTAGCTTGGTAGGGAAAAGAATCTTCCAGTTCCTCTTGCCAAGGCATATCACCTGGAAAGCGAAAACCTTCTTGTTTCGATCGCGCTGCATACAGTTTCAACAAGTCCACTGCCAATTTTTTAATGGCTTTGCGGACTTTATTCTTGGTATTTTCCCAAGCTTTACCAGTCATCCGATTGAGTTCTGGTGCTTTATCCCCTGCGGCGCGGAACCGGGATAAAGCACCTACTTGATCGGCTGCAACTCTGAGTAATCCGTCAGCATACTGCACCACCAAATAATCACGAGTTTCGTTATTAATCGCCAAACTTTCCAGCTTGACAAATTTGCCAACACCATGATTTCTGTGAACTACATAATCACCTGGACGCAGCTTATTGGGATCAACTTGCTTAGAAGTCGCTTTGTGGCGCTTGCGGATATAGCCGGGAGTCGCCAAGGAATGCTGCCCAAAAAATTCCCGATCTGTAACGATTACCAAGCGGTAGGTAGGCAGGATAAAACCTTCTAATTCTGCAAGCCCAGAATATTTTAGGGCTATGGGAATATGGTTAATTTGCAGCTTATCAATCGCTTGGTAGTCGCGGGGATTCGGGATAAACTGAGCCGGACAATCATGTTCTTGCAACAGCGAGACAGAACGCGAAGGTTGAGCAGAAAGCAGCCAGATCGAGAAATTGCGATCGCGTTCTTGGCGGATGGTTTCAGCTAGTTTCGCAAACTGGTGTGGCGTAGCTGGAACAGGACGGCTAGCAAGATTTATCCCACTATTTTCTTCTGAAAGTTCCGATAAATATAATGTTTTAAACTTAGCAACATCAGCCAAACACTCATCAAAAGAACGATGGATTTTTGGCAATGTTAAGGAAGTGGGGGTAGATTCCTCCCCATGCCCCATGCCCCATGCCCTATGCCCAATTCCCCATTGTTCCTCAGCATTTTCTACCCAGCGATCGCTATGAGCATGACACTGTTCTGGCTCATCAATAGCAATCAGGGTATTTTCTGCTAAGTAGTTTAGCAGAGATGCTGGTTGCTCAAACGCTAACCCCAAAAAGCGACGACTACCCTCAATCAGTGATGATTGCTGAGTGCTGTTAGCGGTAGCGGGGCGTTCAGCCCGTTCTGAGTCAGAATTTAACTCAGCACTCAGCACTCCAAACTCAGCACTATTTTTCAGTGCAGCCATGACGATGGGAGTAAAGCTAGTGGGGGTAAGAATTAACTGGTCAACTTTGTCGAGGGCGGAACGTTGGGTTGCGGGGTCAAATTCCCGCATTTGCTCAATTTCATCACCAAACCATTCCAATCGGACTGGAAACTCAGAGGAAACCGGGAACACATCAACAATATCGCCCCGCCGACTCCATTGCCCTTCCATTTCCACCAAAGGAACTCTTTCGTACCCCAAAATAGTTATTTTCTCACTGAAGGCATTCAAGTCTAATTCCATCCCTTTTTTCAGGGTAAGACAGAATTGCTCAAAAGCTTCTGGTGGTGGCAAATGAGGTTGCAGCGCCCCTTGAGTAGCCACGATCGCCATCTTGGGTAATTGAGAATTGGATGGGATCTGGTTTTCTTCCCCATGCCCCATGCCCAATGCCCCATGCCCCATTCCCAAATCCGCCAATACCTGCATTTGCCCCCAACTCATCTCAGTTTCCGGGTCAAAAGGTTCGTAGGGAGAAGCCTCGGAGGTGGGGTAAAAATGTACTGTTTGCCATCCCATTGCCTCCAGTTGTGCGTAAACGCGTCCAGCTTCTTCCAGAGTGGCGCAAACTACGAATAAATCTTTGCCCTGAGCCTGTGCTAATGCCGAAGCCACCAGAGATTTGGGCAGTCTGGGAATGCCATTTAACCGCAATTCTTGTTGTCGATTCAGCTTAGAAATAAATTCAGTAGTAAGCGACGATCGGCCTAAGGCACGCACAATAGAAGAAAATGACATAAGTACTACTAGCGATGGGAGTCTTTGTGGGTCAGCAAGTCTTGAGGCAGTTTATGTCAACTATTTTAAAAGTGTTAACAGCCTTCTTATTCCTTCGGTGGAAGAATAATCTACAGCGACTAATAAACTTAAGAACTATAACTATTACTTTGTGTACAGTCAAAGCATTTATCAAAACACCTTTAATACTAGATACTAGGGATTGAGCTACGTTCGCTCTGATAAGCGGCAATTTTAAACATGTCCTCCATCACTTTTGAAATTTTAATCATTTTGGTGCTAATTATTGCCAATGGCGTGTTTTCTATGTCTGAGATGGCGATCGTCTCGGCACGGAAAGTTAGGCTACAGCAGCTTGCTAATCAAGGAGATGTCAAGGCAAAGGCAGCATTGAAACTAGCGGAGTCTCCAAATCATTTCCTGTCAACCGTTCAAGTGGGTATTTCCCTGATCGGTATCCTGACTGGTGCTTTTGGAGGAGCAACAATTGCCAGTCGATTGGCAGTCTATGTAAAACTTGTCCCCTTGTTAGCACCTTATAGTGAACCGCTATCCTTTGGAATAGTGGTTTTGATTATTACCTATTTGTCACTGATTATTGGCGAATTGGTTCCGAAGCGTCTGGCGTTAAATAACCCAGAAAGGATTGCATCGATTGTAGCGATTCCAATGCGTGCTTTATCGGCGATCGCTTCTCCAATGGTTTATCTCTTAAGCGCCTCTACAGATTTGATCCTGCGAGTGCTGGGAATTACAGCTTCTACCGAGCCGCAAGTCACCGAGGAAGAAATTAAAATCTTAATTGAGCAAGGCACTGAGGCAGGAACTTTTGAGGAAGCTGAACAGGATATGGTGGAGCGAGTCTTTCGTTTAGGCGATCGCCCTGTCAGCTACTTAATGACACCCCGTCCCGATATTGTTTGGCTCGACTTAGACGACTCTGCTGAAGAAAATCGCCAAAAAATGGTTGATAGTGCCTATTCTCGTTATCCAGTTTGTCAGGGGGGACTTGACAATGTGCTGGGTGTTATCCCAGTCACCGACTTATTAGCTAGGAGTTTCCGAGGAGAACCACTCGACTTGACTATCGGATTGCGCCAGCCCGTATTTGTGCCAGAAAGCACCCGTGGCTTGAAAGTTTTGGAATTGTTCAAGCAAACCATTACTCACATGGCGCTGGTAGTCGATGAATACGGCGTGATTCAAGGATTAGTCACTCTCAACGACATCATGAGCGAAATCGTGGGTGATGTTCCTTCAACAGATGGACAGGATCAACCACAAGCTGTGCAACGTGAAGATGGTTCCTGGCTTTTGGATGGGATGTTACCTGTAGAGGAGTTTTTGGAACTTTTCGGTATGGAAGAGTGGGAATCTGATGAACGCGGCAGTTATCAAACACTAGGCGGTTTTGTCATCACCCATTTAGGACGTATTCCTGCCGCAGCAGATCATTTTGAATGGCAGGGGATGCGAATTGAAGTGATGGATATGGATGGTAACCGCGTTGATAAAGTGCTAGTCGTACCAAAGGCAAGTAAATCAGCGGATACGAGAAAATCTGACTAGCGATCGCTAGAGCATTGGGCATTGGGCATTTGACGATTATAAAGTCATGCCGTTTGCAACTTTTACTTAAACGGATACAAGTCCCTACATTTATTTATAGGGATGGTTAATTTTGAATTTTGAATTTTGAATTCGGAGCGAAGCGACGTGACTGCTGCTGTCTTTTTAGAAAACGTCTACAAGTTTTACAACAATGTACCTGTAGTCAATGACCTGTCATTCAAAATTGAGGCGGGAGAGATATTTGCTCTACTTGGCCCGAATGGTGCGGGTAAATCAACCACAATTCGGATGCTGACTACACTCACGAAACCGTCCCAAGGACGGATAGAAGTAGGTGGATATGATGTGATGAGCCAAGGAATGTTGGCAAAACAGAGTATTGGCGCGGTTTTGCAACAAGTCAGTGTGGATAATGATTTAACCGTCTGGGAAAATATGGAACTGCACGGGAGACTACATCACATTAGTAACCCGCAGCGACAAAAATTGATTAATCAATGGCTAGAGTATGTTGAACTCACAGAAAAACGCGATGATTTGGTAAAAACTTTGTCTGGGGGTATGAAACGACGGTTGCAGATTGCGAGAGCTTTATTACATCAACCACAAATTTTGTTTTTGGATGAACCAACGGTAGGACTAGACCCCCAAACCAGGCGACGCCTCTGGGAAATTATTCGGGATTTGAATAAACAAGGGATGACGATGCTACTGACGACCCATTATATGGATGAGGTCGAATATTTGTGCGATGCTTTCGGCTCTACCAAGCCAGGACGCATCGGCATTATGGATAGCGGTAAGCTGATTTCTTTGGGAACTTTACAACAACTGCGTTCTGCTCACGGTGAAGGTTTAGTGATGAAACAATTAGGTGTGTCTGATGTGGGAAGTGATGGCGCTCGTAGTTGGGAATATCTGTTTTTCCCATCCTTGGAAGCAGCAAATATCTACTTGAATGAACAGCCCGATAAAACCGGAATGATGGTGCGTCCCTCTAACCTGGAAGATATTTTTGTGGAATTAACGGGACGCCAGTTAGATTAACCTCATCCTCCTAACTGTCGCAGCATGGTTTCTACCCTTTCTACGCCATCTGAGTCATTGCGTCGCTTGTACAAGTCACGCGCTTTCTGAAGCAAGCTGTTTGCTTGTTTGGCTTGTCGTCGCTGTTTATACATCGAACCCATCAATTCATAAGTCTGGGCGTTGTTTTTATCTAAGCTGATTGCTTGTTCATAAGCCCAGGTAGCAGCAGTATAGTCTCCCATACGCGATTGCGTTACAGCCAATCCTAAATAGGCGTTAACGTTGTTACGGTTCAGTTGTATAGCACGACGGTAGCCTTCCTTTGCCCCACGTGTGTCGCCCAAATTGGCTTTGATGTAACCCACAGCGTAGTAAAAATCACTATTGTTAGGGTTGATACCGATCGCACGACGATAAGCAGTTAATGCTGCCTGGTAATTTCCCTGTTGAGCGTATAAGTAGCCAATACCTGAATGGATTTTAGCATTCTTGGGATCTATGCTAGCTGCTTGCTGATAAACCGCGATCGCACCACCATAATCACCAGCATCTACTAACCTCCGTCCTTCTTCTAGTAGTTGCTTTAACTCTGGGTTTTTGGCTTGCGCCACTAATACCTCAGCCTGAGCTACTGAAGGTATGGTGAAGGTAAAACATCCTAGTAACACCACACTAAACACGAATGATGTTGGCTTGTACACAGTAAATTTCCTGAAATTTTAGAGGACTTTTTTTCTTGTACATTAAAACAAAAATATGGACTTTTGAAAACTGTATTTCTTCGTATTAATTAAGATGTCAATATTTCATCCACTCTTTCCTTTACAATCAGCACTTCATAACAGAGTTTTTACTGAAGGATAAAGTGTAAGATATCAAGTTTCAGATGAAGTTACCCTACATATAAATCAGTACAATCGCGAAATAACACTGTTTTTTGTCAGTAGTTATACGTGTTTCCTAGAAATCCCAACAGCCATCTGACTTAATTCTAGATATTGATTTGCCAAGCTTACAGGCTTTGAGATTCATTCCTGTTTTTATTGAGTTTAAGAATTTGCTGGCTCTGTATCCAACTTTGCTCATCTTTTTAGTCTTTAATACTACCCTTTGAGAAGTAATGATCCAGGCGTTAACATCATTTTTTTGTCATTACACGGTAAGATAAACTTAATCAGTCAAATGTTCCTTTAAGTCTTAGTTTCTGTTGAGGAAAATATTACAGATGCAAACGCGAGCTAAAATTGTGTGAGAAACATTCTCTCACACTTATCTTCTGTAATCGAAGTTACAATCGCTAAAGTATTTTGATAAACACTTTGATAATAAATATCAACCTATATTCTATCTAGGAGGCTAATTTATGATTATAACGACCACTGATGTAATTCAAGGAGCCATGATTGAGTCGTATTTAGGCATTGTGACAGCAGAAGTAGTCTACGGCAGCAATTTCTTGCGGGACTTTTTGGCTGGTATTCGAGATATTATCGGTGGACGCACTGCTAGCTATGAGCGTCTATTTGAGCAGGGTCAACGCAAGGCATTAGAAGAATTAGAACAACGAGCACAACGTTTAGGAGCTAATGCTGTGATCGGGATTGAAATTGATACTGGCACAATCAATCTTGATCAGTCAGGAGTTCTTTTGCTGATTACTGCCACAGGCACAGCTGTGAGGATGCGTTCAAATAATTCGTAATTTGTAAAATTCGTAATTCGTAATGGCGCTCCCGGACTTTTTAACTGGCAATTCAGTTTTGTATGAAGTCTAATTGCATACACAATTCAAGCTAGTTTCTTGTAAAAATTAATAATTTAATCCTAATTTAAAAATTTTCATAATTGATAATTTCTAAATAATTATTTTGGACATTAAAAAATACTAAATTATATTAAAACTTGTTAAACAAAAGTCTATTTTTTATCACTAAAGACATAGGTATTAACTCTTTCTATTGATAGAGATAAAAGTAGGTGATTTAGTTATTTAATCTTAATCATAAAGATGAATATACCTGAGCAAGAACTTTGCTGAAAAAGCACTGGAGAACATAAGCTATGTCATACGTAAATCGAACAGGCAATGACGTTATTCCTACTGACACTGTGGTAGCAGGTCGAGTAGCCGAATATCATGACCGTGTTCGCTGGGGGCCAATTATTGCCGGTTTGTTGGTTTCTTTAGCTACACAACTAATTTTGAGTTCTATAATTGGTGCGATCGCAGCTGGTACAGTGGAAGGTTCAGGTGCGCCTAGAACAATTGCCCCTGATGCTACGGGTAATGCGGGGCTTTGGTCAACTATCGCTTTACTAATTTCCTTATTTACTGGTGGTTGGGTTACAGCCCGTGCTTGTGGGCCAATGAATCGCAATACAGCGCTTCTTAACGGCGCAATTCTTTGGGCAACGACTTTGGCAGTTAGCTCATGGCTCTTTGCAAGTGGAGTATCGGGTGCTTTTGGTGTTGCGGCTTCCAACGCTGGGGAAGTGATAAACCAGGTACAACAGCAGGGTACTGCCCCCAACATACCGCAAACAAATGTAACTGCTCAACAAGCTCGTGACATTGCAGCAAATATACGTTCGGGATTATGGTGGTTTGTGTTTGGTTCCTTATTGGGTTTAGTAGCCGCAATGATGGGAGCCGTAGCTGGTGCTCGTAGTCCCCGGACTAACAATTACACAGCTTAAAGAAGTATCTGAAAAATCAAATATTAATAACCCAGATCCTCAACTTCTTGCTAAAAGTTGGGGATCTGGGTTATTGGTGTAGATAATTGGTCTTTGAAGACGCGATAAATCGCGTCTCTACATGAGGGTTGACTTGTATCCTTAGTTCACCATTTCAGGTATGA encodes:
- a CDS encoding type II toxin-antitoxin system RelE family toxin is translated as MSYQVEISKSASKQIKKLSVDIQERLESKIQQLALDPRPDGVGKLKNGENRYRIRVGDYRILYHIYDDVLVVTVVRVGHRREVYKGD
- the mfd gene encoding transcription-repair coupling factor, which translates into the protein MSFSSIVRALGRSSLTTEFISKLNRQQELRLNGIPRLPKSLVASALAQAQGKDLFVVCATLEEAGRVYAQLEAMGWQTVHFYPTSEASPYEPFDPETEMSWGQMQVLADLGMGHGALGMGHGEENQIPSNSQLPKMAIVATQGALQPHLPPPEAFEQFCLTLKKGMELDLNAFSEKITILGYERVPLVEMEGQWSRRGDIVDVFPVSSEFPVRLEWFGDEIEQMREFDPATQRSALDKVDQLILTPTSFTPIVMAALKNSAEFGVLSAELNSDSERAERPATANSTQQSSLIEGSRRFLGLAFEQPASLLNYLAENTLIAIDEPEQCHAHSDRWVENAEEQWGIGHRAWGMGHGEESTPTSLTLPKIHRSFDECLADVAKFKTLYLSELSEENSGINLASRPVPATPHQFAKLAETIRQERDRNFSIWLLSAQPSRSVSLLQEHDCPAQFIPNPRDYQAIDKLQINHIPIALKYSGLAELEGFILPTYRLVIVTDREFFGQHSLATPGYIRKRHKATSKQVDPNKLRPGDYVVHRNHGVGKFVKLESLAINNETRDYLVVQYADGLLRVAADQVGALSRFRAAGDKAPELNRMTGKAWENTKNKVRKAIKKLAVDLLKLYAARSKQEGFRFPGDMPWQEELEDSFPYQATTDQLKAVQDVKRDMESDRPMDRLVCGDVGFGKTEVAIRAVFKAVTAGKQVALLAPTTILTQQHYHTLKERFAPYPVNVGLLNRFRSAEERRDIQKRLATGELDVVIGTHQLLGKGVTFRDLGLLVVDEEQRFGVNQKEKIKSLKTQVDVLTLSATPIPRTLYMSLSGIREMSLITTPPPTRRPIKTHLSPINSESIRTAIRQELDRGGQVFYVVPRVDGIEETTANLREVIPGARFAIAHGQMDESELESTMLTFSNGDADILVCTTIIESGLDIPRVNTILIEDAHRFGLSQLYQLRGRVGRAGIQAHAWLFYPKQRTLSDAARQRLRAIQEFTQLGSGYQLAMRDMEIRGVGNLLGAEQSGQMDAIGFDLYMEMLEEAIREIRGQEIPKVEDTQIDLNLTAFIPADYITDLDQKMSAYRAVATAKSKSELKLIAAEWSDRYGSLPVPANQLLRVMELKQLAKKLGFSRIKPENKQHVVLETPMEEPAWNLLAANLPDNLKTRFVYSPGKVTVRGLGVFKADQQLQNLIDAFGRMQGAIPEAAVV
- a CDS encoding hemolysin family protein, yielding MSSITFEILIILVLIIANGVFSMSEMAIVSARKVRLQQLANQGDVKAKAALKLAESPNHFLSTVQVGISLIGILTGAFGGATIASRLAVYVKLVPLLAPYSEPLSFGIVVLIITYLSLIIGELVPKRLALNNPERIASIVAIPMRALSAIASPMVYLLSASTDLILRVLGITASTEPQVTEEEIKILIEQGTEAGTFEEAEQDMVERVFRLGDRPVSYLMTPRPDIVWLDLDDSAEENRQKMVDSAYSRYPVCQGGLDNVLGVIPVTDLLARSFRGEPLDLTIGLRQPVFVPESTRGLKVLELFKQTITHMALVVDEYGVIQGLVTLNDIMSEIVGDVPSTDGQDQPQAVQREDGSWLLDGMLPVEEFLELFGMEEWESDERGSYQTLGGFVITHLGRIPAAADHFEWQGMRIEVMDMDGNRVDKVLVVPKASKSADTRKSD
- a CDS encoding ABC transporter ATP-binding protein, producing the protein MTAAVFLENVYKFYNNVPVVNDLSFKIEAGEIFALLGPNGAGKSTTIRMLTTLTKPSQGRIEVGGYDVMSQGMLAKQSIGAVLQQVSVDNDLTVWENMELHGRLHHISNPQRQKLINQWLEYVELTEKRDDLVKTLSGGMKRRLQIARALLHQPQILFLDEPTVGLDPQTRRRLWEIIRDLNKQGMTMLLTTHYMDEVEYLCDAFGSTKPGRIGIMDSGKLISLGTLQQLRSAHGEGLVMKQLGVSDVGSDGARSWEYLFFPSLEAANIYLNEQPDKTGMMVRPSNLEDIFVELTGRQLD
- a CDS encoding tetratricopeptide repeat protein; translation: MYKPTSFVFSVVLLGCFTFTIPSVAQAEVLVAQAKNPELKQLLEEGRRLVDAGDYGGAIAVYQQAASIDPKNAKIHSGIGYLYAQQGNYQAALTAYRRAIGINPNNSDFYYAVGYIKANLGDTRGAKEGYRRAIQLNRNNVNAYLGLAVTQSRMGDYTAATWAYEQAISLDKNNAQTYELMGSMYKQRRQAKQANSLLQKARDLYKRRNDSDGVERVETMLRQLGG
- a CDS encoding YbjQ family protein, whose protein sequence is MIITTTDVIQGAMIESYLGIVTAEVVYGSNFLRDFLAGIRDIIGGRTASYERLFEQGQRKALEELEQRAQRLGANAVIGIEIDTGTINLDQSGVLLLITATGTAVRMRSNNS